A genomic window from Luteolibacter sp. LG18 includes:
- the ptsP gene encoding phosphoenolpyruvate--protein phosphotransferase, with translation MFAITAQDIRLGAYVASKEAAIRVVAGILKGEGAIESGYAEGMLAREAAATTYLGNGVAIPHGRPQDAALIHDTRVAVLQIPEGVEWLDGKRAHLVFGIAAKSDEHIGLLRRLTGIVGDEVLAARLAHTTDPEEILAAIADPAEVPGAEASDDFEGSEAVIEFSNPRGFHLRPAGKFSRAVKAYGGKVTLVVKRREIEPDSPSRILALGIAAGDTIRLRVQGEHETDTLSDLAALLEEINNEPQEEPEDGAAVPAWAPQEQAGEGHAPLAGTMAAPGLAVAPVWRWVNVELAERKTAVGDTATELAALSTAIATARKQLLRLTEGNLNPVQRGLFEAHAALVEDDEMHRAAEALIREGDDSLVAWNVVVEERARRIEQMDDTHLAQRGIDLRDVGQRVRKILLGVDLDPLAAITDPVILVADDLEPSQAAQLKVEKIKGICLKKGSPNAHAAIVSRSLGIPMLVAVGSALDHLNATGPVILDASGGRLIPEPTAADLESARIAIQQVGVRRDQDRDHRFEPAILKDGHRVEVVANIGQTSEAHAVIDSGAEGVGLVRTEFLFLDRSHAPDEEEQYHALREMIEALQGLPMIVRTLDIGGDKPVSYLGLSDHDLSFLGLRGFRLSQARPDLAVTQLRAIFRAAEHGPVRLMFPMIATPNDFLRAREMTEKVRREVGGRKVELGVMIEVPSAVTFAPELAELADFFSIGTNDLTQYTLAVDRTHPLLAKRADSLHPAVLRLIDATVEAAHEKGKWVGVCGGLAADPLGALILTGLGVDELSMPPALVPQIKALLRREELGHLSTLAAKALRQRDARAVRALRPAH, from the coding sequence ATGTTCGCCATCACTGCTCAGGACATCCGGCTCGGTGCCTATGTCGCCTCGAAGGAAGCCGCGATCCGGGTCGTCGCCGGGATTCTCAAAGGCGAGGGGGCGATCGAGTCCGGCTACGCGGAGGGCATGCTGGCCCGCGAGGCGGCGGCCACGACCTATCTGGGCAACGGGGTGGCGATTCCGCACGGTCGTCCGCAGGATGCCGCGTTGATCCACGATACCCGGGTGGCGGTGCTCCAGATCCCGGAGGGGGTGGAGTGGCTGGACGGCAAGCGGGCGCACCTGGTGTTTGGCATCGCCGCGAAGTCGGACGAGCATATCGGTCTGTTGCGGCGTCTGACTGGTATCGTCGGCGACGAGGTGCTGGCGGCGCGCTTGGCCCACACGACCGATCCGGAGGAAATCCTGGCCGCGATCGCCGATCCGGCGGAGGTGCCGGGCGCGGAGGCGAGCGATGATTTCGAGGGCAGCGAGGCGGTGATCGAGTTCAGCAATCCGCGCGGTTTCCACCTGCGCCCGGCCGGGAAGTTCTCGCGGGCGGTGAAGGCCTACGGTGGCAAGGTCACGCTGGTGGTGAAACGCCGCGAGATCGAGCCGGACAGCCCGTCGCGCATCCTCGCGCTCGGCATCGCCGCGGGCGACACCATCCGGCTGCGGGTGCAGGGCGAGCATGAGACCGACACGCTGTCCGACCTCGCCGCCTTGCTGGAGGAGATCAACAACGAGCCGCAGGAGGAACCGGAGGACGGCGCGGCGGTGCCTGCCTGGGCTCCGCAGGAGCAGGCGGGTGAGGGACATGCGCCGCTCGCCGGCACGATGGCGGCTCCGGGGCTGGCGGTCGCGCCGGTGTGGCGCTGGGTGAATGTCGAGCTGGCCGAGCGCAAGACAGCGGTGGGAGACACCGCCACCGAACTGGCTGCGCTTTCCACCGCCATCGCGACGGCCCGCAAGCAGTTGCTGCGGCTCACGGAGGGCAATCTCAATCCGGTGCAGCGTGGCTTGTTCGAAGCCCATGCCGCGCTGGTGGAGGACGATGAAATGCACCGCGCGGCGGAGGCCTTGATCCGCGAAGGCGATGACTCGCTTGTCGCCTGGAACGTGGTGGTGGAAGAGCGTGCGCGGCGGATCGAGCAAATGGACGACACCCATCTCGCCCAACGCGGGATCGACCTGCGCGACGTGGGCCAGCGAGTGCGGAAGATTCTGCTTGGCGTGGATCTCGATCCCCTGGCCGCGATCACCGATCCGGTGATCCTGGTGGCGGACGATTTGGAGCCGTCGCAGGCGGCGCAGCTCAAGGTGGAGAAGATCAAGGGCATCTGCCTGAAGAAGGGCAGCCCGAATGCCCACGCGGCGATTGTCTCCCGCTCGCTCGGCATTCCGATGCTGGTGGCGGTCGGCTCCGCGCTGGACCATTTGAACGCCACCGGGCCGGTGATCCTCGATGCCTCGGGCGGTCGCCTGATTCCCGAGCCCACCGCCGCCGATCTGGAGTCGGCGCGGATCGCGATCCAGCAGGTCGGGGTGCGCCGCGATCAGGACCGTGACCATCGTTTCGAACCGGCGATCCTGAAGGACGGTCACCGCGTGGAGGTGGTGGCGAACATCGGTCAGACTTCCGAAGCCCATGCGGTGATCGATTCCGGCGCGGAGGGTGTGGGTCTGGTGCGCACCGAGTTCCTGTTTCTCGATCGCTCGCACGCGCCGGATGAGGAGGAGCAGTACCACGCGCTGCGTGAGATGATCGAGGCGCTGCAGGGGCTGCCGATGATCGTGCGCACGCTGGACATCGGCGGCGACAAGCCGGTGTCGTATCTCGGCCTCAGCGACCACGACCTTTCCTTCCTCGGCCTGCGCGGATTCCGCCTCAGTCAGGCGCGGCCGGACCTGGCGGTGACCCAATTGCGGGCGATCTTCCGTGCCGCCGAGCACGGGCCGGTGCGGCTGATGTTTCCGATGATCGCCACGCCGAACGATTTCCTGCGCGCCCGCGAGATGACGGAAAAGGTCCGCCGCGAGGTGGGTGGCCGGAAGGTCGAGCTCGGCGTGATGATCGAGGTGCCGTCGGCCGTAACCTTCGCGCCGGAGCTGGCGGAGCTCGCCGACTTCTTCTCGATCGGCACCAATGACCTCACTCAGTACACGCTGGCGGTCGACCGCACCCACCCGCTGCTGGCGAAGCGCGCCGACAGCCTGCATCCGGCGGTGCTGCGTCTGATCGACGCCACGGTAGAGGCCGCGCATGAGAAGGGGAAATGGGTGGGCGTGTGCGGTGGCCTCGCCGCCGATCCGCTCGGCGCGCTGATCCTCACCGGGCTGGGCGTGGACGAGCTGAGCATGCCGCCCGCGCTGGTGCCGCAGATCAAGGCGCTGCTGCGCCGTGAGGAACTCGGCCACCTCTCCACGCTCGCCGCGAAAGCCCTGCGCCAGCGCGATGCCCGCGCCGTGCGCGCCCTGCGCCCCGCCCACTGA
- a CDS encoding metallophosphoesterase — protein MNRRRLLKTAFCSSLALGLNLRRSEAAPDTPAGSLELLAIGDFGSAEESQWAVARGMTRYTQALPKPPHGMLMLGDNFYGGGMGSVDSPRWKKGFEDCYPKEVFPGPCWAILGNHDYAETAGQEKAELDYAKRPEGTRWTMPAKYYRLDLPKENPVITLLMIDTDWEPINRAIHAKLAEQRPIWMTDEEKKAQMAWLEKELQSKRAPFTAVVGHHPVYSNGPHNDTKELVDELAPLLETHGVHVYLGGHDHDLQHLEIQGKKTSFVISGGGGRRLTDIHENHSAEFAQAVFGFSHLSITTDKLVLRHIDANGKLLHAFEKTPDFKWKTV, from the coding sequence ATGAACCGCCGCCGCCTGCTCAAGACCGCTTTCTGCTCGAGCCTCGCCCTGGGGCTCAACCTCCGCCGCTCCGAAGCCGCCCCGGACACCCCGGCGGGCAGCCTCGAACTCCTCGCCATCGGTGACTTCGGTAGCGCCGAGGAATCCCAGTGGGCCGTCGCCCGCGGCATGACCCGCTACACCCAGGCCCTCCCGAAACCGCCCCACGGCATGCTCATGCTCGGGGACAATTTCTACGGCGGCGGCATGGGCAGTGTGGACTCACCGCGCTGGAAAAAAGGCTTCGAGGACTGCTACCCAAAAGAGGTTTTCCCCGGCCCATGCTGGGCCATCCTCGGCAACCACGACTACGCCGAAACCGCCGGCCAGGAAAAGGCCGAGCTCGACTACGCGAAGCGCCCCGAGGGCACCCGCTGGACGATGCCCGCGAAGTACTACCGCCTCGACCTGCCGAAGGAAAACCCGGTCATCACCCTGCTCATGATCGACACCGACTGGGAGCCGATCAACCGTGCCATCCACGCCAAGCTCGCCGAGCAGCGCCCGATCTGGATGACCGACGAGGAGAAGAAGGCCCAGATGGCCTGGCTGGAAAAAGAGCTGCAATCGAAGCGCGCGCCCTTCACCGCCGTGGTCGGCCACCACCCGGTGTATTCAAACGGCCCGCACAACGACACCAAGGAACTCGTCGACGAACTCGCGCCGCTGCTGGAAACACACGGCGTGCATGTCTACCTCGGCGGCCATGACCACGACCTCCAGCACCTTGAGATCCAGGGCAAGAAAACCAGCTTCGTGATCTCCGGCGGCGGTGGCCGACGCCTGACCGACATCCACGAGAACCACTCCGCCGAGTTCGCCCAAGCGGTGTTCGGCTTCTCCCACCTCTCCATCACCACGGACAAGCTTGTGCTCCGCCATATCGACGCGAACGGCAAGCTCCTCCACGCCTTCGAGAAGACGCCGGACTTCAAGTGGAAGACGGTGTGA
- a CDS encoding fructose-specific PTS transporter subunit EIIC — translation MAAEALLKGAAALGYTMKVETRGSVGAKNELTAEDIAKADAVIVAADANVETTRFAGKRLLQTGTKPAIHDAQSLIREALAMEPATAVTSAKTAAKPERTGPYKHLMTGVSHMLPLVVAGGLLIALAFAVGGIYAGDQPGTLGWALMQIGAKSAFALFIPVFAGFIAFSIADRPGLTPGLIGGMLASSVGAGFLGGIAAGFLAGYFTRWLNRTLKLPDQLAGLKPVLILPLVSSLVIGLAMIFLIGPPVKVIMDGVSAWLNSLQGSSALLLGLILGGMMAFDMGGPINKAAYTFAVGLVSTKIYGPMAAVMAAGMVPPLGLALAATLSRNRFSADEQQATKATAVLGMAFITEGAIPFAAADPLRVIPCTVLGSAVAGGLSMFFSCKLVVPHGGIFVLAIPGAISQPLGYVVALLAGTLVTTAALYVMKKPAAALVPVAS, via the coding sequence ATGGCGGCGGAAGCGTTGCTGAAGGGCGCGGCCGCGCTGGGCTACACCATGAAGGTGGAAACCCGCGGTTCGGTGGGGGCGAAGAACGAGCTGACCGCCGAAGACATCGCCAAGGCGGACGCGGTGATCGTGGCCGCGGATGCGAACGTCGAAACCACGCGTTTCGCCGGCAAGCGCCTGCTTCAAACCGGCACCAAGCCCGCAATCCACGACGCCCAGTCCCTGATCCGCGAGGCGTTGGCGATGGAGCCCGCGACGGCGGTGACCTCCGCGAAGACCGCGGCGAAGCCGGAGCGCACCGGCCCCTACAAGCACCTGATGACGGGCGTGTCCCACATGCTGCCGCTGGTGGTGGCGGGCGGTCTGCTCATCGCGCTGGCCTTCGCGGTGGGAGGAATCTACGCGGGTGACCAGCCGGGCACCCTCGGATGGGCGTTGATGCAGATCGGCGCGAAGTCGGCCTTCGCCCTGTTCATCCCGGTTTTCGCGGGCTTCATCGCGTTTTCGATCGCGGACCGTCCGGGTCTCACACCGGGGTTGATCGGCGGCATGCTCGCGTCCAGCGTGGGTGCGGGATTCCTCGGCGGCATCGCGGCCGGATTTTTAGCCGGCTATTTCACCCGCTGGCTGAACCGGACGCTGAAGCTGCCCGACCAGCTCGCGGGATTGAAGCCGGTGCTGATCCTGCCGCTGGTGTCCTCGCTGGTGATCGGGTTGGCGATGATCTTCCTGATCGGTCCGCCGGTGAAGGTCATCATGGACGGCGTGTCCGCTTGGCTGAACAGCCTGCAAGGAAGCAGCGCGCTGCTGCTGGGGCTGATCCTCGGCGGCATGATGGCCTTCGACATGGGCGGGCCGATCAACAAGGCGGCCTACACCTTCGCGGTGGGGCTGGTCTCGACCAAGATCTACGGGCCGATGGCGGCGGTGATGGCCGCGGGCATGGTGCCTCCGCTGGGCCTCGCGCTGGCTGCCACCTTGTCCAGGAACCGTTTCTCCGCTGATGAACAGCAGGCCACCAAGGCCACCGCCGTGCTTGGCATGGCCTTCATCACCGAGGGGGCAATCCCCTTCGCCGCGGCCGACCCGCTGCGGGTGATCCCGTGCACCGTGCTCGGCTCCGCGGTGGCGGGCGGGCTTTCGATGTTCTTCAGTTGCAAGCTGGTCGTGCCGCACGGCGGGATCTTCGTGCTGGCGATTCCGGGGGCGATCTCGCAGCCGCTGGGTTACGTGGTGGCGCTGCTGGCCGGAACCCTGGTCACGACCGCGGCGCTCTACGTGATGAAGAAGCCGGCCGCGGCGCTGGTGCCGGTGGCCTCGTAA
- a CDS encoding carbohydrate porin, translating to MKKHILFPLLLSTGLASGEEASWLEGNQLSGDWHGVRTRLKDSGVTVFANYNAIVAANVSGGLKDDEAFAGDLYAGVKFDLEKILGWDDTVFTISGVERHGRSVDRAVGGQYSVMQLVGGQTAFLYELNLEKKFLDDTLSVKLGRMSATDDFVGSPYYSYSLNNAVDGQIRAVLFDGVMTSYPFPVWGGRVKYEPCDEFYVSVGAYQLSDNIFDPKDHGVDFNIRGDDGISIFTQVGWNPVFDGRPAHFFAGMNNAFHRIDQFNTAQDTHHFTRFYGHGDYQVYSETPGSDQGLVVFATLAYTAREEVAIMPVQSTLGLHYKGLFPGRDNDRTVFFATYGGFSDDYAAQQLAVGMGKPEYEMVLEAGHRFQITPALYAQPDIQYIIRPGGTGKVDNALVLGMQFGATF from the coding sequence ATGAAAAAACACATCCTGTTTCCGCTCCTGCTATCCACCGGCCTCGCCTCTGGGGAGGAGGCGTCCTGGCTCGAAGGCAACCAGCTTTCCGGTGATTGGCACGGCGTCCGCACCCGGTTGAAGGATTCCGGCGTGACCGTGTTCGCGAACTACAACGCGATCGTCGCCGCGAACGTGTCCGGCGGCCTCAAGGACGACGAGGCTTTCGCCGGTGACCTCTACGCCGGGGTGAAGTTCGACCTGGAGAAAATCCTCGGTTGGGACGACACCGTGTTCACGATCTCCGGCGTGGAGCGCCACGGCCGCAGCGTGGACCGCGCGGTGGGCGGGCAGTACAGCGTGATGCAGCTCGTCGGCGGTCAGACCGCCTTTCTCTACGAGCTGAACCTGGAGAAGAAGTTCCTGGACGACACGCTTTCGGTGAAGCTCGGGCGCATGAGCGCCACCGACGATTTCGTGGGCTCGCCCTATTACTCCTACTCGCTGAACAACGCGGTCGACGGCCAGATCCGCGCGGTGCTCTTCGACGGCGTGATGACCTCGTATCCGTTCCCGGTGTGGGGCGGGCGGGTGAAATACGAACCGTGCGACGAGTTCTACGTGTCGGTGGGGGCCTACCAGCTATCCGACAACATCTTCGACCCGAAGGACCACGGAGTGGACTTCAACATCCGCGGCGACGACGGGATTTCGATCTTCACCCAGGTGGGATGGAATCCGGTCTTCGATGGTCGGCCCGCGCATTTCTTCGCGGGCATGAACAACGCCTTCCACCGCATCGACCAGTTCAACACCGCGCAGGACACGCACCACTTCACGCGCTTCTACGGCCACGGCGACTACCAAGTCTACAGCGAGACGCCGGGGAGCGACCAGGGCCTGGTGGTGTTCGCCACGCTGGCCTACACCGCCCGCGAGGAGGTGGCGATCATGCCGGTGCAATCGACGCTGGGGCTGCACTACAAGGGCCTGTTCCCCGGGCGCGACAACGACCGCACCGTGTTCTTCGCAACCTATGGCGGCTTCAGCGATGACTACGCCGCGCAGCAACTGGCGGTAGGCATGGGCAAGCCGGAGTATGAGATGGTGCTGGAAGCGGGCCACCGTTTCCAGATCACCCCGGCGCTCTACGCCCAACCGGACATCCAGTACATCATCCGCCCCGGCGGCACCGGCAAGGTGGACAACGCGCTGGTGCTCGGGATGCAGTTCGGCGCGACGTTCTGA
- a CDS encoding DUF6036 family nucleotidyltransferase: protein MRLDSLTHLAKTALALMETGKVIVFGSASLLPSFPELGDDHGGPLERTHDADFIVEPWAEDIGVLLDNVLGNEEPFHAHFGYYADIIRPIVTEQFPKGWEERLIPLQGVERAWCLEPHDMAAAKCQAGRPKDIELLAYLFSSDRLDPAVVKTRLMEVAMREALIVQSHRTLREALARANGPEV, encoded by the coding sequence ATGCGCCTGGACTCACTGACGCATCTGGCGAAAACCGCCCTGGCCCTGATGGAAACGGGCAAAGTGATCGTGTTCGGTTCCGCATCGCTTCTGCCATCATTTCCCGAGCTCGGAGACGACCACGGCGGCCCATTGGAGCGGACCCACGACGCGGACTTCATCGTGGAACCATGGGCAGAGGATATCGGAGTATTACTGGACAACGTTCTCGGCAACGAAGAGCCCTTCCACGCCCATTTCGGCTACTACGCCGACATCATCCGGCCAATCGTCACCGAACAGTTTCCGAAAGGCTGGGAAGAACGGCTGATTCCCCTGCAGGGAGTCGAGCGCGCCTGGTGCTTGGAACCCCACGACATGGCCGCCGCCAAATGCCAAGCTGGGCGCCCCAAGGACATTGAATTGCTGGCCTACCTCTTCTCATCAGACCGTCTCGATCCCGCCGTGGTAAAGACACGGCTGATGGAGGTGGCGATGCGGGAGGCGCTGATCGTCCAGTCCCACCGGACCCTGCGGGAGGCGTTGGCCCGGGCAAATGGCCCGGAAGTTTAA
- the pfkB gene encoding 1-phosphofructokinase yields MDPDIVTITLNPAIDQTVFLERFTPGTVNRARLRTVQAGGKGVNVSAMLGSYGIPSKATGFAGKANASVFSALFRERGVEDAFLRIDGETRVGIKIVDDSTRATTDINFPGLEPTLADQARFERKLRLLVKPGRWFVLAGSLPAGVSVDFFEELLALMKRGGAKVAVDTSGEALRVAIEGGVDIVKPNEHELAEILGHELPDFPSRVAAAIELQKTKVPHVILSLGSEGALFITPEQSLMAAAPPVKVVSTVGAGDSLLAGYLAGLVTGLKPADRARLATVFAWCALEDVRRVLPSAAEVRKRMPRITVQSLSKMNA; encoded by the coding sequence ATGGACCCCGACATCGTCACCATCACGCTCAATCCCGCGATCGACCAGACCGTGTTCCTGGAGCGCTTCACGCCGGGAACGGTCAACCGCGCCCGGCTTCGCACCGTCCAGGCGGGGGGCAAGGGCGTGAACGTCTCCGCCATGTTGGGAAGCTACGGCATTCCCAGTAAAGCCACCGGTTTCGCGGGCAAGGCGAACGCCTCGGTCTTCAGCGCGCTGTTCCGCGAGCGCGGGGTGGAGGATGCCTTCCTGCGGATCGATGGGGAGACGCGGGTGGGGATCAAGATCGTGGACGACTCCACCCGTGCCACCACCGACATCAATTTCCCGGGGTTGGAACCCACGCTCGCGGACCAGGCGCGGTTCGAGCGCAAGCTCCGCCTGCTGGTGAAGCCGGGGCGCTGGTTCGTGCTGGCGGGCAGTCTGCCCGCGGGGGTGAGCGTGGATTTCTTCGAGGAGCTGCTGGCGCTGATGAAGCGTGGCGGCGCGAAGGTGGCGGTGGACACCAGCGGCGAGGCGCTGCGCGTGGCGATCGAGGGCGGGGTCGATATCGTGAAGCCGAACGAGCACGAGCTCGCGGAGATCCTTGGCCACGAGCTGCCGGATTTCCCGAGCCGGGTCGCGGCGGCGATCGAACTCCAGAAGACGAAGGTGCCGCACGTGATCCTCTCGCTTGGCAGCGAGGGCGCGCTGTTCATCACCCCGGAGCAATCGCTGATGGCCGCCGCGCCGCCGGTGAAGGTGGTCAGCACGGTGGGCGCGGGCGATTCGCTGCTCGCCGGTTACCTCGCGGGACTTGTCACGGGTTTGAAGCCCGCGGACCGCGCGCGGCTCGCCACCGTTTTCGCCTGGTGCGCGCTGGAGGACGTGCGGCGCGTGCTGCCGTCCGCCGCCGAGGTCCGCAAACGGATGCCGCGCATCACGGTCCAGTCCCTTTCGAAAATGAACGCCTGA
- a CDS encoding LacI family DNA-binding transcriptional regulator, translating into MTVSIKDVAEKAGCSTATVSRVLSGKGYISPDSREKVMAAVEALGYRPNRLARSLREQKSRVIGLILSDIRNPFFSEISRAVEAVAMEAGYSVVICNTDEDPKKEARYLQLMADEKVAGILLSPTRAGFKQALDGGMGFPPIVLFDRKLPDSGLDSVVLDNFDSAQKLTRTLLDGGYRRIAGLFGLRSYTAMERMRGFHAAFEGTGLEPAAALQAPAFEAEGERMIDELLKLEPRIDAVLCGSALLASGAFKRLRQRGIRVPAEIGFAAFDDPTWASFVEPPVTVIRQPAATIGQAGAELLMKRIEDPARPVSEVCLLGELVERASSRKEA; encoded by the coding sequence ATGACCGTTTCGATCAAAGACGTGGCCGAAAAGGCCGGCTGTTCCACCGCCACCGTGTCCCGCGTGCTGTCCGGCAAGGGCTACATCAGCCCGGACTCGCGGGAAAAGGTGATGGCCGCCGTGGAAGCCCTCGGCTACCGCCCGAACCGGCTCGCCCGCAGCCTGCGCGAGCAGAAATCCCGCGTCATCGGCCTGATCCTCTCCGACATCCGCAATCCCTTCTTCAGCGAGATCAGCCGCGCCGTGGAGGCCGTGGCGATGGAGGCGGGTTACAGCGTCGTGATCTGCAACACCGACGAGGACCCGAAGAAGGAAGCCCGCTACCTGCAACTGATGGCCGATGAAAAGGTCGCTGGCATCCTGCTCTCTCCCACCCGTGCGGGCTTCAAGCAAGCCCTCGACGGCGGCATGGGCTTTCCGCCGATCGTTCTCTTCGACCGCAAGCTTCCCGACTCCGGCCTCGATTCGGTGGTGCTCGACAACTTCGACTCCGCCCAAAAGCTCACCCGCACCCTCCTCGACGGCGGTTACCGCCGCATCGCCGGCCTCTTCGGCCTGCGCAGCTACACCGCCATGGAGCGCATGCGCGGTTTCCACGCCGCCTTCGAAGGCACCGGCCTCGAACCCGCCGCCGCCCTCCAAGCCCCCGCCTTCGAAGCCGAGGGCGAACGCATGATCGACGAGCTGCTGAAGCTCGAACCCCGGATCGATGCCGTCCTTTGCGGCAGTGCCCTGCTCGCCAGCGGCGCGTTCAAGCGCCTGCGCCAGCGTGGCATCCGCGTGCCCGCGGAAATCGGCTTCGCCGCCTTCGACGACCCCACCTGGGCCAGCTTCGTGGAGCCCCCCGTGACCGTGATCCGCCAACCCGCCGCCACCATCGGCCAGGCCGGAGCCGAGCTGCTCATGAAACGGATCGAAGACCCCGCCCGCCCGGTCAGTGAGGTGTGCCTGTTAGGCGAGCTGGTGGAGCGGGCCTCGAGCCGCAAGGAAGCGTGA
- a CDS encoding rhamnogalacturonan acetylesterase yields the protein MKPLLPLLLLAAPLHAQQAHADFRDGTPATWSAEVPEGDYDVTVTFGGKTATDTTVRSEARRLMIANLKTEPGKTVTRTFTVNVRTPALPNGQRVKTNKREENHLNWNKTLDLEFSGSQPGVTSVDVKPAKNPLTVFIAGDSTVTDQQNEPWGAWGQVLPMFFQPGTAIANQAESGLALRSFRYQGRLDKILSQIHQGDYVLIQFGHNDEKEKGEGVGPLTTYKADLEDYVAKIREKKGQPVLVTPMYRRRFDKSGNLEDTHGDYPVAVRLVAKEKNVPLIDLHQMSYSVFKALGPQDSTKAFVFYPANTFPGQDKELADNTHFNTFGSWLLAKCMVEGIRASVPDLAKHLEPGLPTFDPAKPDKPGSWSVPASPPPATLTVPAGS from the coding sequence ATGAAACCTCTCCTGCCGCTCCTTCTCCTCGCCGCTCCGCTCCATGCCCAGCAGGCCCACGCCGATTTCCGTGACGGCACGCCTGCCACCTGGTCCGCGGAGGTGCCGGAAGGCGACTATGACGTCACCGTGACCTTCGGCGGCAAGACCGCCACCGACACCACGGTCCGCTCGGAAGCCCGCCGCCTGATGATCGCGAACCTGAAGACCGAGCCCGGCAAGACCGTCACCCGGACCTTCACCGTGAACGTCCGCACCCCCGCCCTGCCGAACGGCCAGCGGGTGAAGACGAACAAGCGCGAGGAAAACCACCTCAACTGGAACAAGACGCTCGACCTCGAGTTCAGCGGCAGCCAGCCGGGCGTCACCTCCGTGGATGTGAAGCCCGCCAAGAATCCACTCACCGTTTTCATCGCGGGCGACTCGACCGTCACTGACCAGCAGAACGAACCCTGGGGCGCCTGGGGCCAGGTGCTGCCGATGTTTTTCCAGCCCGGCACGGCCATCGCGAACCAAGCCGAGTCCGGCCTCGCCCTGCGCAGCTTCCGCTACCAAGGCCGCCTCGACAAGATTCTCAGCCAGATCCACCAGGGCGACTACGTCCTGATCCAGTTCGGCCACAACGACGAGAAGGAAAAGGGCGAAGGCGTGGGCCCGCTCACCACCTACAAGGCGGATCTCGAAGACTACGTCGCGAAGATCCGTGAGAAGAAGGGCCAGCCCGTGCTGGTGACGCCGATGTACCGCCGTCGCTTCGACAAGAGCGGCAACCTGGAAGACACCCACGGCGACTACCCTGTGGCGGTCCGACTGGTGGCGAAGGAGAAGAACGTTCCGCTGATCGACCTCCACCAGATGAGCTACTCGGTCTTCAAGGCGCTCGGCCCCCAAGACTCGACGAAGGCCTTCGTCTTCTATCCGGCCAATACTTTCCCCGGTCAGGACAAGGAGCTGGCCGACAACACCCACTTCAACACCTTCGGCTCGTGGTTGCTCGCGAAGTGCATGGTGGAAGGCATCCGCGCCAGCGTGCCCGATCTGGCCAAGCACCTTGAGCCCGGCCTGCCGACCTTCGATCCCGCCAAGCCGGACAAACCCGGCTCTTGGTCCGTGCCCGCTTCCCCGCCGCCCGCCACGCTCACCGTTCCCGCCGGAAGCTGA